One genomic segment of Acanthopagrus latus isolate v.2019 chromosome 14, fAcaLat1.1, whole genome shotgun sequence includes these proteins:
- the slc38a2 gene encoding sodium-coupled neutral amino acid transporter 2, which yields MKQPTAKTEMSRFNISPEEDSSSSNSNEYTYQDCPKKVPLSGPYTDIDAESQNFLPEHNLGKKKYETEYHQGNASFGMSVFNLGNAIMGSGILGLSYAMANTGIALFVILLMAVAIFSLYSVHLLLKTANEGGALVYEQLGYKAFGMPGKLAASISITMQNIGAMSSYLYIVKYELPIVIQSFMGASNGEWYTNGDYLVLLVTLVIILPLSLLRNLGYLGYTSGLSLLCMVFFLIVVIIKKFQIPCPLPVDVDALNETIGKVLNTTLSHLNTTAVDYSEDACTPKYFVFNSQTVYAVPILSFAFVCHPAILPMYEELKDRSRRKMQGVANVSFLAMFIMYLLAALFGYLTFNIHVEPELLHTYSKIYKADVILLIVRLAVLTAVTLTVPVVLFPIRTSVNQLLCASKEFSWIRHTIITIVLLAGTNALVIFVPTIRDIFGFIGASAAAMLIFILPSAFYIKLVKKESMKSVQKIGASLFLMCGFLVMIGSMSLIILDWIHNATASTDAHADGH from the exons ATGAAACAGCCCACTGCCAAGACTGAGATGAGCCGTTTCAACATCTCCCCTgaggaagacagcagcagctccaacagCAACGAGTACACTTACCAGGACTGTCCCAAGAAGGTCCCACTGAGCGG CCCTTACACCGACATCGATGCCGAGAGTCAAAACTTCCTCCCTGAACACAACCTGGGCAAGAAGAAGTATGAGACGGAATAT CACCAGGGCAATGCCTCCTTTGGCATGTCAGTCTTCAACCTGGGCAACGCCATCATGGGCAGCGGCATCCTGGGTCTGTCCTACGCCATGGCCAACACAGGCATCGCCCTCTTTGT GATCCTCCTCATGGCCGTCGCCATCTTCTCCCTGTATTCTGTCCACTTGCTGCTGAAGACAGCCAACGAAGGAG gtgcgcTGGTGTACGAGCAGCTGGGTTACAAAGCCTTCGGGATGCCGGGGAAACTCGCCgcctccatctccatcaccaTGCAGAACATCGGAG CCATGTCAAGCTACCTCTACATCGTCAAATACGAGCTGCCCATCGTCATTCAGTCCTTCATGGGAGCCAGCAACGG TGAATGGTACACTAATGGTGACtacctggtgctgctggtgacGCTGGTCATTATCCTGCCGCTGTCGCTGCTCAGGAACTTGG GTTACCTCGGGTACACAAGTggtctgtctctgctctgcatgGTGTTCTTTCTGATCGTG GTGATCATCAAGAAGTTCCAGATCCCGTGCCCTCTGCCCGTGGACGTCGACGCTCTGAACGAGACGATCGGCAAAGTGCTCAACACCACCTTGTCCCACCTGAACACCACCGCCGTGGACTACAGCGAGGACGCCTGCACGCCGAAGTACTTTGTCTTCAACTCTCAG ACCGTGTACGCCGTTCCCATCCTGTCCTTCGCCTTCGTGTGCCACCCCGCCATCCTGCCCATGTATGAGGAGCTCAAAGA CCGTTCCCGCAGAAAGATGCAGGGCGTCGCCAACGTGTCCTTCCTGGCCATGTTCATCATGTACCTGCTGGCCGCCCTCTTCGGATACCTGACCTTCAACA TCCATGTGGAGCCCGAGCTGCTGCACACCTACTCCAAGATCTACAAGGCCGATGTCATCCTGCTGATCGTCCGTCTGGCTGTGCTGACCGCCGTCACCCTCACCGTCCCCGTGGTGCTGTTCCCT ATCCGCACCTCCGTCAACCAGCTCCTGTGCGCCTCTAAGGAGTTCAGCTGGATCCGCCACACCATCATCACCATAGTCCTGCTGGCCGGCACCAACGCCCTGGTCATCTTTGTCCCCACCATCAGGGACATCTTTGGCTTCATCG GTGCCTCTGCTGCCGCCATGCTCATCTTCATCCTGCCCTCGGCTTTCTACATCAAACTGGTCAAGAAGGAGTCCATGAAGTCTGTGCAGAAGATTGGG GCCTCCCTGTTCCTGATGTGCGGCTTCTTGGTCATGATCGGCAGCATGAGCCTCATCATCCTGGACTGGATCCACAACGCCACGGCCAGCACAGACGCCCACGCCGACGGACACTAA